In a single window of the Pseudomonas oryzihabitans genome:
- a CDS encoding hydroxyacid dehydrogenase has translation MTRKILLTGPALAPEAMALAAAHDVQVIPTEPYMPHDDLLVLIRQEQPDAIIVRQGKLTRALIEASARLAIIAKHGVGYDTIDLQAAADRGIPVTIALGANAQSVAEHAFALMFSVARQTAWLDARMRAGHWDKAQANGTELFGKTLGLVGLGAIGSVLMDLVAPLRMQVRVYDPYLKNLPARDHVQREESFDNLLAECDVISLHCPLTEANRHLFSAAQFARMRPGSLLINTARGELIDTQALVTALREGQIGGAGLDTFHPEPPPADSDLWGLANLVATPHVGANTTEARDRVGLVAVQQILDCWHGKTVESRAVVNRHLTAA, from the coding sequence ATGACCCGCAAGATCCTGCTCACCGGTCCGGCATTGGCTCCCGAAGCCATGGCCCTGGCCGCCGCCCACGACGTTCAGGTCATCCCGACCGAGCCCTACATGCCCCATGACGACCTGCTCGTCCTGATCCGCCAGGAGCAGCCGGACGCCATCATCGTGCGCCAGGGCAAGCTGACCCGCGCCCTGATCGAGGCGTCGGCCAGGCTGGCGATCATCGCCAAGCACGGCGTGGGCTACGACACCATCGACCTGCAGGCCGCGGCCGACCGGGGGATTCCGGTCACCATCGCCCTGGGCGCCAATGCCCAGTCGGTGGCCGAACACGCCTTCGCCCTGATGTTCAGCGTGGCGCGACAGACCGCCTGGCTGGATGCGCGGATGCGCGCCGGGCACTGGGACAAGGCCCAGGCCAACGGCACTGAGCTCTTCGGCAAGACCCTGGGCCTGGTGGGACTGGGTGCCATCGGCAGCGTGCTGATGGACCTGGTGGCACCGCTGCGGATGCAGGTCCGCGTTTATGATCCCTATCTCAAGAACCTGCCCGCGCGCGATCATGTGCAGCGTGAAGAGAGCTTCGACAACCTGTTGGCCGAGTGCGACGTCATCAGCCTGCATTGCCCCCTGACCGAAGCCAACCGCCACCTGTTCAGCGCCGCTCAGTTCGCCCGCATGCGTCCGGGCAGCCTGCTGATCAACACCGCCCGTGGCGAGCTGATCGATACCCAGGCCCTGGTGACGGCGCTGCGCGAAGGTCAGATCGGTGGCGCCGGCCTGGACACCTTCCATCCCGAACCGCCGCCGGCGGACAGCGACCTGTGGGGACTCGCCAATCTGGTGGCCACGCCCCACGTCGGCGCCAACACCACCGAGGCGCGCGACCGCGTCGGCCTGGTGGCGGTGCAGCAGATTCTCGATTGCTGGCACGGCAAGACGGTGGAGTCACGCGCGGTGGTCAACCGCCACCTGACGGCCGCCTAG
- a CDS encoding MFS transporter translates to MTTSTPPISELERTTMRRVAWRILPFLIVCYLIAIIDRGNIGMASLQMNKDLGLTPAIFGFASSLFFFSYFLVEVPSNLALQRFGARIWIARIMITWGLISAGTAFVQGANSLYVMRFLLGAAEAGFFPGVLLYLTYWLPSNYRARMVAIFMVAIPGANFLGSPLSGLLLSLDGWLGMRGWHWLFILEGIPAVLLGIACLFMLTDRPEQARWLSDEQRNWLTLKLAEERGRKTSIGHISLWQLLKHKDIWVMALIYSGASAAGSTMSVWAPQLLKSFGLSNLEVGLTNAIPYGLASVAMVLWGRSSDRTGERRWHTSLTMLLIAVGLLLGMFTSSLAATVILLSVVLIGAYSMKGPFWALASGWLSSSTAAAGLAAIGALANLIGGGVMVNVYGAIHGATHSHALAVLPLATLCAISGLLVLVMGRKAARAKAEAQAATANAS, encoded by the coding sequence ATGACTACCTCAACGCCCCCGATCAGCGAGCTGGAACGCACGACGATGCGTCGCGTCGCCTGGCGCATCCTGCCGTTCCTGATCGTCTGTTACCTGATCGCCATCATCGATCGCGGCAACATCGGCATGGCCTCGCTGCAGATGAACAAGGACCTGGGCCTGACCCCGGCGATCTTCGGCTTCGCCAGCAGCCTGTTCTTCTTTTCCTACTTCCTGGTAGAGGTGCCGAGCAACCTGGCCCTGCAGCGCTTCGGCGCGCGGATCTGGATCGCCCGGATCATGATCACCTGGGGCCTGATTTCGGCCGGTACCGCCTTCGTGCAGGGGGCCAACTCGCTGTACGTGATGCGCTTCCTGCTCGGCGCCGCGGAAGCGGGCTTCTTTCCCGGGGTGCTCCTGTATCTCACCTACTGGCTACCCTCCAACTATAGAGCGCGGATGGTCGCTATCTTCATGGTGGCGATACCAGGCGCCAACTTCCTCGGCTCACCGCTTTCCGGACTGCTGCTGAGCCTGGACGGCTGGCTGGGCATGCGCGGCTGGCACTGGCTGTTCATCCTCGAAGGTATCCCCGCCGTGCTGCTGGGTATCGCCTGCCTGTTCATGCTGACCGATCGCCCGGAGCAGGCCAGGTGGCTGAGCGATGAGCAGCGCAACTGGCTGACGCTCAAGCTGGCCGAGGAGCGCGGGCGCAAGACCAGCATCGGTCATATATCCCTGTGGCAGCTGCTCAAGCACAAGGACATCTGGGTAATGGCGCTGATCTACTCGGGCGCCTCGGCGGCCGGCAGCACCATGAGCGTCTGGGCGCCGCAATTGCTCAAGTCCTTTGGCCTGTCCAATCTGGAGGTCGGCCTCACCAATGCCATTCCCTATGGCCTGGCCTCCGTGGCGATGGTCCTCTGGGGCCGCAGCTCGGATCGGACCGGCGAACGTCGCTGGCACACCTCGCTCACCATGCTGCTGATCGCCGTGGGCCTCCTGCTGGGCATGTTCACCTCGTCCCTGGCGGCCACGGTGATCCTGTTGAGCGTGGTGCTGATCGGTGCCTACTCGATGAAGGGGCCGTTCTGGGCACTCGCCTCGGGCTGGTTGTCATCTTCCACCGCCGCGGCGGGTCTGGCCGCCATCGGCGCCCTGGCCAACCTGATCGGCGGCGGCGTGATGGTCAACGTCTATGGTGCCATCCACGGCGCCACTCACAGCCATGCCCTGGCCGTGCTGCCGCTGGCCACCCTGTGCGCCATCAGCGGCCTGCTGGTGCTGGTCATGGGCCGCAAGGCCGCCCGCGCCAAGGCCGAAGCTCAGGCCGCAACCGCTAACGCCAGCTAG
- a CDS encoding amidohydrolase family protein: MTFTRRRFLHASAQASAALCLFNTLGAQAATPFSGIQTAPTLKAPAGSVDCHMHLYDDRYAAAPGAKLLPPNASLDDYRQLQALLGLQRLVIVTPSTYGTNNGCLLDGLARCGGQARGVAVIDRTITDAELQKLHQAGVRGIRFNLSYGGADLADLEPLAARVNEWGWNVQVVAPGNQLVELESRLQRLPARLVIDHLGHVPQPEGVNSAAFAVLGRLLDGGRTWVKLSGPYIRSRSGPPDYADVGAVARELVRRHPEQLLWGSDWPHPTMPADNKPDDGHIFDLLAEWAPDDQTRTAILRDNPVSLYGF, translated from the coding sequence ATGACCTTCACGCGTCGGCGCTTCCTGCATGCGAGCGCCCAGGCAAGTGCCGCCCTGTGCCTGTTCAATACTCTCGGCGCCCAGGCCGCCACGCCCTTTTCCGGTATCCAGACAGCACCAACGCTCAAGGCTCCGGCTGGCAGTGTCGACTGCCACATGCACCTCTACGACGACCGCTACGCGGCCGCGCCCGGCGCCAAGCTGTTACCGCCCAATGCCTCTCTGGACGACTACCGCCAGTTGCAGGCGCTGCTGGGGCTGCAACGCCTGGTGATCGTCACGCCGTCCACCTATGGCACCAACAATGGTTGCCTGCTCGATGGCCTGGCGCGCTGCGGAGGGCAGGCCCGGGGTGTGGCGGTCATCGACCGGACCATCACGGATGCCGAACTGCAGAAGTTGCATCAGGCCGGGGTGCGCGGTATCCGCTTCAATCTCAGCTATGGCGGCGCCGATCTGGCGGATCTTGAGCCCCTGGCCGCACGGGTGAACGAATGGGGCTGGAACGTCCAGGTGGTCGCTCCTGGCAACCAGCTGGTGGAACTCGAAAGCCGCCTGCAACGCCTGCCGGCGCGACTGGTGATCGATCACCTGGGTCATGTGCCCCAGCCGGAAGGGGTGAACTCGGCGGCCTTCGCCGTGCTGGGTCGGCTGTTGGACGGCGGCCGTACCTGGGTGAAGCTGTCGGGGCCCTACATCAGATCGCGCAGTGGTCCGCCGGACTATGCTGACGTCGGCGCCGTGGCGCGGGAGCTGGTGCGGCGCCATCCCGAGCAGCTGCTGTGGGGCAGCGACTGGCCTCACCCCACGATGCCGGCTGACAACAAACCGGACGACGGACACATCTTCGACCTGCTGGCCGAGTGGGCCCCCGATGACCAGACGCGTACCGCCATCCTGCGTGACAACCCGGTCAGTCTGTACGGTTTTTGA
- a CDS encoding IclR family transcriptional regulator — MNTPRPRPEVAGVASADRVLTVLTAFRIGDSALSLAELTTRTGLIKSTIMRLLVSLETFGLVTRLADGRYMLASEVVRLNAIYQDAHDVERHIMPRLHQLTEESGETASFYVRHGAYRLCQYRVNSPHRLRLHLQPGDMRPMDEAASAQALQTSHEVAKAGLTPYYSCGVTDPHAASLALPIYGAQEELLGALVISGPANRLTQERARALHGVLGATADELTRSLGGKPLYGSTVKNRTD; from the coding sequence TTGAACACCCCTCGTCCACGCCCGGAGGTTGCTGGCGTCGCCTCCGCCGACCGCGTCCTGACCGTGCTCACCGCCTTTCGTATCGGCGATTCGGCCCTGAGCCTGGCCGAGCTCACCACCCGCACCGGGCTGATCAAGAGCACCATCATGCGCCTGCTGGTCTCGCTGGAGACCTTTGGCCTGGTCACGCGCCTCGCCGATGGCCGCTACATGCTGGCCAGCGAAGTGGTGAGGCTGAATGCCATCTACCAGGACGCCCACGACGTGGAGCGCCACATCATGCCGCGCCTGCACCAGCTGACCGAAGAGAGTGGCGAGACCGCTTCCTTCTATGTGCGCCACGGCGCCTATCGACTCTGCCAGTACCGGGTGAATTCGCCACATCGCCTGCGCCTGCACCTGCAGCCCGGCGACATGCGCCCCATGGACGAAGCGGCCAGCGCCCAGGCCCTGCAGACCTCCCATGAGGTCGCCAAGGCCGGTCTGACGCCCTACTACTCCTGTGGTGTCACCGATCCCCATGCCGCGTCCCTGGCGCTGCCGATCTATGGCGCCCAGGAGGAACTGCTCGGCGCCCTGGTCATCTCCGGCCCGGCCAATCGCCTCACCCAGGAACGCGCTCGCGCCTTGCATGGGGTACTGGGTGCCACCGCCGACGAACTGACCCGCAGCCTGGGCGGCAAGCCGCTGTACGGCTCAACGGTCAAAAACCGTACAGACTGA
- a CDS encoding MarR family winged helix-turn-helix transcriptional regulator, which translates to MSSLDDTMTLDPAATPWLDTAVGYALRRAQMKMFQHLVDSLASYDLRPAQFTALVILEQEPGLMQADLARRLAIEPPQLVLLLNKLERQGLAARVRDTQDRRAYALHLTDQGRALVGELKDRAAASDRAATAQLDDAERAELLRLLRKLNGELG; encoded by the coding sequence ATGAGTTCCCTCGACGACACCATGACCCTGGACCCTGCCGCCACCCCCTGGCTGGACACCGCCGTAGGCTATGCCCTGCGCCGCGCCCAGATGAAGATGTTCCAGCACCTGGTGGACAGCCTGGCGAGCTACGACCTGCGCCCTGCCCAGTTCACCGCCCTGGTGATCCTCGAACAGGAGCCGGGCCTGATGCAGGCCGACCTGGCCCGGCGCCTGGCCATCGAGCCGCCGCAACTGGTCCTGCTGCTGAACAAGCTGGAACGCCAGGGCCTGGCCGCCCGGGTGCGCGATACTCAGGACCGCCGCGCCTACGCCCTGCACCTTACCGACCAGGGTCGCGCCTTGGTCGGTGAACTCAAGGACCGCGCCGCCGCCAGCGACCGCGCCGCCACCGCCCAGTTGGACGACGCCGAACGGGCCGAGCTGTTGCGCCTGCTGCGCAAGCTCAATGGGGAGTTGGGCTGA
- a CDS encoding helix-turn-helix domain-containing protein, whose product MDDERSLHLGQLEAELLDEALVRSRGNVAAAARLLGLSRAQFAYRHRRARRDLD is encoded by the coding sequence GTGGATGACGAACGCTCGTTGCATCTGGGTCAGCTCGAAGCCGAGCTGCTGGACGAAGCCCTGGTGCGCAGCCGCGGCAATGTGGCCGCTGCCGCGCGGCTGCTTGGCCTGAGCCGCGCCCAGTTCGCCTATCGCCATCGACGCGCGAGACGGGATCTGGACTAG
- a CDS encoding DUF4124 domain-containing protein, whose product MRSLLYGLLFASGVVAAQDVYKCVDAQGRTTYTQGACPTNSQITTIPLQNLPDSNGFTPPPKPATPPPAVAPREVTVVPAPASSHQRPVDDITVVGGSSSSSSFRQETQVRGSGILYQPVPVYIDRRPRDESWHMVPHPQAQQPQPPAPPPPPNRGIPIDR is encoded by the coding sequence ATGCGTTCGCTGCTCTATGGCCTGCTGTTCGCCAGTGGCGTCGTGGCCGCTCAGGATGTCTACAAATGCGTGGACGCCCAGGGGCGGACGACCTATACCCAGGGCGCTTGCCCGACCAATAGTCAGATCACCACCATTCCGCTGCAGAATCTGCCCGACAGCAACGGCTTCACCCCTCCGCCCAAACCCGCCACGCCTCCGCCGGCCGTCGCGCCGCGCGAAGTCACCGTTGTACCGGCACCGGCCAGCAGCCATCAGCGCCCGGTCGATGACATCACCGTGGTTGGTGGCTCGTCCTCTTCCTCCAGCTTTCGGCAGGAAACCCAGGTACGCGGATCAGGCATCCTCTATCAGCCGGTACCGGTCTACATCGACCGCCGTCCGCGTGACGAAAGCTGGCATATGGTGCCCCATCCTCAGGCCCAGCAGCCCCAGCCGCCGGCGCCTCCGCCGCCGCCGAACCGGGGCATCCCGATCGATCGCTAG
- the lpxO gene encoding lipid A hydroxylase LpxO: protein MKWFVIGGFFLCVLYVHFRGRVRHRFLRQLSDHSTVLAPLNTFMFLTSRVPNQPYHPVERFPELQVLQDNWQLIRDEALDLLRAGQIKKAAEHNDAGFNSFFKSGWKRFYLKWYGDSHPSAMQLCPQTTELLRGIGTVKAAMFAELPPGSRLVRHRDPYGGSLRYHLGLNTPNDPRCFIEVDGQRYHWRDGQAVVFDETFIHYAENTTEQDRIILFCDIERPLRYRWAGAFNRWVSGTLLASAASPNDASDRTGGLNRAFRHLYRIRQRGKALKKRNRFRYYLEQWLLLAALIGVVIWI, encoded by the coding sequence GTGAAGTGGTTCGTTATCGGCGGTTTTTTTCTCTGCGTTTTGTATGTGCACTTCCGCGGTCGGGTGCGCCATCGCTTCCTCCGTCAGCTCAGTGATCATTCGACGGTGCTGGCACCGCTTAACACCTTCATGTTCCTGACGTCGCGGGTACCCAACCAGCCCTATCACCCGGTGGAGCGCTTTCCCGAACTCCAGGTGCTGCAGGACAACTGGCAGCTTATCCGCGACGAGGCCCTGGACCTGCTGCGCGCCGGCCAGATCAAGAAAGCCGCCGAGCACAACGATGCCGGCTTCAACTCCTTCTTCAAGAGCGGCTGGAAGCGCTTCTATCTGAAGTGGTACGGCGACAGCCATCCTTCCGCCATGCAGCTGTGCCCGCAGACCACCGAACTGCTGCGGGGCATCGGCACGGTCAAGGCCGCCATGTTCGCCGAGCTGCCGCCCGGTTCGCGGCTGGTGCGCCATCGGGATCCCTACGGTGGCTCCCTGCGCTATCACCTGGGCTTGAACACGCCCAACGATCCGCGCTGCTTCATCGAGGTGGACGGCCAGCGCTATCACTGGCGCGATGGCCAGGCGGTGGTGTTCGACGAAACCTTCATCCACTACGCCGAGAACACCACCGAGCAGGATCGCATCATCCTGTTCTGCGACATCGAGCGGCCCCTGCGCTATCGCTGGGCCGGCGCCTTCAACCGTTGGGTCAGCGGCACCCTGCTGGCCTCCGCGGCCTCGCCCAATGACGCCAGCGACAGAACCGGCGGCCTCAACCGCGCCTTCCGGCATCTCTATCGCATCCGCCAGCGCGGCAAGGCGCTGAAAAAGCGCAACCGCTTCCGCTACTACCTCGAACAGTGGCTGCTGTTGGCGGCGCTGATCGGCGTGGTCATCTGGATCTGA
- the imuA gene encoding translesion DNA synthesis-associated protein ImuA, which translates to MSGGASLARLFEERRLWKGQTSPEARRSRQPTGVVALDAHLPGAGWPEAALTELLLAGPGHGELRLLWPTLARLSQAAERIALIGPPLLPYPLAWQAAGVVLESLVVIRAQGAEVLWAAEQCLRSGCFGAVLCWPERADDRQLRRLQVAAESGRTLAFALRPAAALNNPSPAALRLELKAPLERVHIRKCRGGQPGSLSLAGGA; encoded by the coding sequence ATGAGCGGCGGCGCCAGCCTGGCCCGGCTGTTCGAGGAGCGGCGGCTCTGGAAGGGGCAGACCAGTCCCGAGGCCCGGCGTAGCCGGCAGCCCACCGGCGTCGTGGCCCTCGATGCCCATCTGCCCGGGGCAGGGTGGCCCGAAGCGGCCCTTACCGAATTGCTGCTCGCCGGGCCTGGCCACGGTGAGTTGCGCCTGCTCTGGCCGACCCTGGCCCGTCTGAGCCAGGCCGCCGAACGCATCGCCCTGATCGGCCCGCCACTGTTGCCCTATCCCTTGGCCTGGCAGGCGGCCGGCGTGGTGCTGGAATCCTTGGTGGTGATCCGCGCCCAGGGCGCCGAGGTGCTCTGGGCCGCCGAACAGTGCCTGCGTTCGGGATGCTTCGGCGCGGTGCTCTGCTGGCCCGAGCGGGCCGATGATCGCCAGTTGCGCCGGTTGCAGGTCGCCGCCGAGAGCGGTCGTACCCTGGCCTTTGCCCTGCGCCCGGCCGCCGCCCTGAACAATCCCTCGCCAGCGGCCTTGCGCCTGGAACTCAAGGCGCCTCTCGAACGGGTCCACATCCGCAAATGCCGGGGTGGTCAGCCCGGTTCTCTCAGCCTGGCCGGCGGCGCTTGA
- a CDS encoding Y-family DNA polymerase has product MRWACILFPQLALDAVLRRHPQPEQPLVLLAGPPHRRLLQAVNPAARALGLRPGLTLAAAQALTRDFEQQEHDPALIETAEALLAAWGYGFSSQVSRHYPRALLLEVQSSLPLLGPWPRLERRLRQELEALGFRHRLALAPNPVAARMLTNVADGLVASPEDLPHLLDRLPVERAGFAPQQAQALVRMGIRRLEQLKALPRAALARRFAPELLQQLDLLCGSRSLALEFYRPPDRFVARVELNFEVESHQALLFPLRRLTADLAAWLASRDRGVQRFLLWLEHRQGPASMLAIGLLAPERDAALLFEFARGRLEQLQVVAPVLALRLESEELPLFVPERHGLFDERPDQAVGWEVLRERLRARLGEEAVLGLGIQADHRPERALVWRHERRPETALPGLRPGWLLHEPRPLDGQPRRVLAGPERIESGWWDDGDQRRDYYRIEVADGRQAWAFRRYGEEAPWWIQGWFA; this is encoded by the coding sequence ATGCGCTGGGCCTGCATCCTCTTTCCGCAGCTGGCACTGGATGCCGTGCTGCGCCGCCATCCGCAGCCGGAGCAGCCGCTGGTGCTGCTGGCCGGACCGCCACACCGACGCCTGCTGCAAGCCGTCAATCCGGCTGCGCGAGCCCTGGGGCTGCGTCCCGGCCTGACCCTGGCCGCTGCCCAGGCACTGACCCGCGACTTCGAGCAGCAGGAGCACGATCCGGCGCTCATCGAGACGGCCGAAGCGTTGCTGGCGGCCTGGGGTTATGGCTTCAGCTCCCAGGTCAGCCGCCACTATCCCCGGGCGCTGTTGCTGGAGGTGCAGTCCAGCCTACCGCTGCTGGGACCCTGGCCGCGTCTTGAGCGGCGCCTACGGCAGGAACTCGAGGCCCTGGGCTTTCGTCATCGACTGGCCCTGGCGCCCAACCCGGTGGCGGCGCGGATGCTGACCAATGTCGCCGATGGTCTGGTCGCGTCCCCCGAAGATCTGCCGCACCTGCTCGACCGCCTGCCCGTGGAGCGGGCCGGTTTCGCCCCCCAGCAGGCCCAGGCACTGGTACGCATGGGCATCCGCCGCCTGGAGCAGCTCAAGGCTTTGCCCAGGGCTGCCCTGGCCCGGCGTTTCGCGCCCGAGCTCCTGCAGCAGCTGGATCTGCTGTGCGGCAGTCGCAGCCTGGCGCTGGAGTTCTATCGGCCGCCCGATCGCTTCGTGGCGCGGGTGGAACTCAACTTCGAGGTGGAGTCCCACCAGGCGCTGCTGTTCCCGCTGCGCCGCCTCACCGCCGACCTGGCCGCCTGGCTGGCCAGTCGCGACCGCGGCGTGCAGCGTTTCCTCCTGTGGCTGGAGCATCGCCAGGGCCCGGCCAGCATGCTCGCCATCGGCCTGCTGGCGCCCGAGCGGGATGCCGCCCTGCTGTTCGAATTCGCCCGTGGCCGTCTCGAACAACTGCAGGTGGTGGCGCCGGTCCTGGCGCTGCGTCTGGAAAGCGAGGAGTTGCCGCTTTTCGTACCCGAGCGCCACGGGCTGTTCGACGAGCGACCGGACCAGGCCGTGGGGTGGGAGGTACTGCGCGAGCGCCTGCGCGCGCGGCTGGGCGAGGAGGCGGTGCTCGGCCTTGGCATTCAGGCGGATCACCGCCCCGAGCGGGCCCTGGTCTGGCGTCACGAACGGCGCCCGGAAACCGCCTTGCCTGGCCTGCGTCCGGGCTGGCTGCTGCACGAACCGCGCCCTCTCGACGGTCAGCCAAGACGGGTCCTGGCCGGTCCCGAACGCATCGAAAGTGGCTGGTGGGACGACGGCGACCAGCGCCGTGACTACTACCGCATCGAGGTGGCCGACGGACGCCAGGCCTGGGCCTTCCGCCGCTATGGCGAAGAGGCGCCCTGGTGGATCCAGGGCTGGTTCGCATGA